From the Streptomyces sp. Tu 2975 genome, one window contains:
- a CDS encoding dipeptide epimerase, translating into MRLHVHEIRLTDHDVWRSAREAIPVQPGLLVELSAAGRSGFGEASAFMTDRYNSGLDAMHADLRRVAGTLRDLPADDPGHSWSVLAPLLSGSPFTLAALDVAAHDLAARLAGVPLWRHLGARTPGALHSSYSIGLDEPAVMVRKLLERPGWPAYKVKLAGPGDLHILEALREHTDAPFYVDGNCGWKLPDTLAALDAMAALGVELLEQPFPRERWDDARALKEASPIPVFADESITGPDDLDACATAFHGVNLKLMKAGGITPALRMLRRARAAGLGTMLGCMPESSAGVSATVHLGPHVDHLDADSIALLAVDTGTGVLLDDRGRITLPDTPGTGFVPDFTGPAFTVRPTTAHRCVWDNEELAVHRDGKPTASVRVRRRPLPGDEPGDHVRQLAEPSLADGTGGPAGDVPVGELVGLLRTALTRAVAAGADTVWTRVAGPWTAAALAAGFTASAAAAGGHGTDTLLIWKADTHDQRA; encoded by the coding sequence ATGAGGCTCCACGTCCACGAGATCAGGCTGACCGACCACGACGTCTGGCGCAGCGCGCGTGAGGCGATCCCCGTGCAACCGGGCCTGCTGGTCGAGCTGTCGGCGGCCGGTCGCTCCGGCTTCGGCGAGGCCTCGGCCTTCATGACCGACCGCTACAACTCCGGCCTCGACGCCATGCACGCCGACCTGCGCCGGGTCGCCGGCACCCTGCGCGACCTCCCGGCCGACGACCCCGGGCACAGCTGGTCGGTACTGGCCCCGCTGCTCTCCGGCTCGCCCTTCACGCTGGCCGCGCTGGACGTCGCCGCGCACGACCTGGCGGCCCGGCTGGCGGGCGTGCCGCTGTGGCGGCACCTCGGGGCCCGGACACCCGGAGCGCTGCACTCCAGCTACAGCATCGGCCTCGACGAGCCCGCCGTGATGGTGCGCAAGCTGCTGGAACGGCCGGGCTGGCCCGCGTACAAGGTCAAGCTGGCCGGACCGGGCGACCTGCATATCCTCGAGGCACTGCGGGAGCACACCGACGCGCCCTTCTACGTGGACGGGAACTGCGGCTGGAAGCTCCCGGACACGCTCGCCGCCCTCGACGCGATGGCCGCCCTGGGGGTCGAACTCCTCGAGCAGCCGTTCCCGAGGGAGCGGTGGGACGACGCCCGGGCACTCAAAGAGGCCTCCCCGATCCCGGTGTTCGCCGACGAGAGCATCACCGGGCCGGACGACCTCGACGCCTGCGCGACCGCGTTCCACGGCGTCAACCTCAAACTGATGAAGGCCGGCGGCATCACCCCGGCGCTGCGGATGCTGCGCCGGGCACGGGCCGCGGGACTGGGCACGATGCTCGGCTGCATGCCGGAATCCAGCGCCGGCGTCTCCGCGACGGTCCACCTCGGCCCCCATGTCGACCATCTCGACGCCGACTCCATCGCCCTGCTCGCGGTGGACACCGGCACCGGCGTGCTGCTCGACGACCGCGGCCGCATCACCCTGCCGGACACCCCGGGCACCGGATTCGTCCCCGACTTCACCGGTCCCGCGTTCACCGTGCGGCCCACCACTGCCCACCGGTGCGTCTGGGACAACGAGGAGCTCGCGGTCCACCGGGACGGGAAGCCGACGGCATCCGTCCGGGTGCGCCGCCGCCCGCTGCCCGGCGACGAGCCCGGCGACCACGTCCGGCAACTCGCGGAACCGTCCCTGGCGGACGGAACCGGCGGCCCGGCCGGCGACGTGCCCGTCGGCGAACTCGTCGGACTGCTGCGCACCGCCCTGACCCGCGCCGTCGCCGCCGGCGCGGACACCGTGTGGACACGGGTCGCCGGCCCGTGGACCGCAGCCGCGCTCGCCGCCGGATTCACGGCATCGGCCGCCGCGGCCGGCGGTCACGGCACCGACACCCTCCTCATATGGAAGGCGGACACCCATGACCAGCGTGCATGA
- a CDS encoding ATP-grasp domain-containing protein, translated as MTEHVLIVGGGREIPGLIREAGGPDVATTILCRMDMIPKIRRPGQHDRVIAVRSDAPDEEWIAPAAAVHARTPFTRVGTFGERDQDRAAAVAKALRLPCHTPETITWVHDKHAMRRRLTETGVDDTPVARVADPARLRAFIAEHGTPCVVKPAQGAGSFGVSVVRSPEEADAAFARAARDFEVIPDAGVLVERFHEGPQFSVEAFSEDGEHEILAVTRKFSDPVGFVELGHVVPAALTPEQCGLVHGYVRRLLDALGVDHGVTHTEIVLTDAGPRVIETHVRPAGDEIPYLVHDVTGVDLIDCIVRQTLGEPVLADIRKTLADPDVDRRPEAIWFAVPQARGVLTEVNGLEKAAALPGVVAAEALLAPGDEVGDLDSSESRAAFVRARGADAAEAVARARAAVAELDFVVRVSGAAAGPDSWV; from the coding sequence ATGACCGAACACGTGCTCATCGTCGGCGGCGGCCGGGAGATCCCCGGCCTGATCCGCGAGGCCGGCGGGCCGGACGTCGCCACCACCATCCTGTGCCGGATGGACATGATCCCCAAGATCCGCCGCCCCGGGCAGCACGACCGGGTGATCGCCGTGCGCAGCGACGCGCCCGACGAGGAGTGGATCGCGCCGGCGGCCGCCGTCCACGCCCGCACGCCCTTCACCCGCGTCGGCACCTTCGGCGAACGGGACCAGGACCGGGCCGCGGCCGTCGCGAAGGCCCTCCGCCTGCCCTGCCACACCCCCGAGACCATCACCTGGGTGCACGACAAGCACGCCATGCGCCGCAGGCTCACGGAGACCGGCGTCGACGACACGCCCGTCGCCCGCGTGGCGGACCCTGCCCGGTTGCGCGCCTTCATCGCCGAGCACGGCACGCCCTGTGTGGTGAAGCCGGCCCAGGGCGCGGGAAGCTTCGGTGTGTCGGTGGTGCGGAGCCCTGAAGAGGCGGACGCCGCGTTCGCCCGTGCCGCACGCGACTTCGAGGTGATCCCGGACGCCGGCGTGCTCGTGGAACGCTTCCACGAGGGACCGCAGTTCAGCGTCGAGGCGTTCTCCGAGGACGGCGAGCACGAGATCCTCGCGGTCACCCGCAAGTTCTCCGACCCTGTCGGCTTCGTCGAGCTCGGCCATGTGGTGCCCGCCGCACTGACGCCGGAGCAGTGCGGCCTTGTCCACGGCTACGTACGGCGGCTGCTCGACGCCCTCGGTGTCGACCATGGCGTCACCCACACGGAGATCGTGCTGACCGACGCCGGGCCGCGTGTCATCGAGACGCACGTCCGGCCGGCCGGTGACGAGATCCCGTACCTCGTCCACGATGTCACCGGGGTGGACCTGATCGACTGCATCGTGCGCCAGACGCTCGGCGAACCGGTGCTGGCGGACATCCGCAAGACACTCGCTGACCCGGACGTGGACCGGCGGCCGGAGGCCATCTGGTTCGCGGTGCCGCAGGCGCGCGGCGTACTGACCGAGGTCAACGGCCTCGAGAAGGCCGCTGCCCTGCCCGGCGTCGTGGCCGCGGAGGCGCTGCTCGCACCCGGGGACGAGGTGGGGGACCTGGACAGCTCCGAGTCCCGCGCCGCCTTCGTCCGGGCCAGGGGAGCCGACGCCGCCGAAGCGGTGGCACGCGCCCGCGCCGCCGTGGCGGAGCTCGACTTCGTCGTCAGGGTGTCCGGCGCCGCTGCCGGCCCGGACTCCTGGGTGTGA
- a CDS encoding lysine 2,3-aminomutase: MKHYANERLAQLAQDRGMPGEYIRDLRVVGSVLPFKVNEYVADELIDWSAAPDDPIFRLTFPHRDMLPADVFDRMAALLDAGAPRDELRRAAAAAQLELNPHPGDQLEANVPTLDGRRLDGLQHKYAETVLVFPSQGQTCHSYCGYCFRWAQFVSRAELRQALRDPADLTGYLVGHPEVTDVLFTGGDPMIMRTEVLRRWAEPLLKETPSVRTLRFGTKALAYWPARFTTGPDADDLMRLFESAVAAGRHVAVMAHFSHPRELETEQVRTAIARIHATGAVIRAQAPLVAHVNDDASAWSRMWQTQVELGITPYYMFVERDTGARNYFGLPLVRALEIYNEAVRGVSGLARTARGPVMSAGPGKVMIHGTAEVGGEKAFVLSFLQARRPEWVGRPFFAAYDEHAQWYDELKPLSASGASFPPFPELAA, from the coding sequence GTGAAACACTACGCGAACGAGCGGCTCGCTCAGCTTGCGCAGGACCGCGGCATGCCCGGCGAGTACATACGGGACCTGCGTGTGGTCGGCAGCGTCCTGCCCTTCAAGGTCAACGAGTACGTGGCCGACGAGCTCATCGACTGGTCGGCCGCGCCGGACGACCCGATCTTCCGGCTCACCTTCCCGCACCGCGACATGCTCCCGGCGGACGTCTTCGACCGGATGGCCGCACTGCTCGACGCCGGTGCCCCGCGCGACGAGCTCCGCCGCGCCGCGGCCGCCGCCCAGCTGGAGCTCAACCCGCACCCGGGCGACCAGCTGGAGGCCAACGTCCCCACGCTGGACGGCCGCAGGCTCGACGGACTCCAGCACAAGTACGCGGAGACCGTGCTGGTCTTCCCCTCCCAGGGGCAGACCTGCCACTCGTACTGCGGCTACTGCTTCCGCTGGGCCCAGTTCGTGAGCCGGGCCGAACTGCGGCAGGCGCTGCGCGACCCAGCGGACCTCACCGGGTACCTCGTGGGTCATCCCGAGGTCACCGACGTGCTGTTCACCGGCGGCGATCCGATGATCATGCGGACCGAGGTGCTGCGCCGATGGGCCGAACCGCTGCTAAAGGAGACGCCCTCCGTGCGCACCCTGCGGTTCGGCACCAAGGCGCTGGCCTACTGGCCGGCCCGGTTCACCACCGGCCCGGACGCCGACGACCTGATGCGGCTCTTCGAGAGCGCCGTCGCCGCGGGCCGGCATGTGGCCGTCATGGCCCACTTCTCGCATCCCCGGGAGCTGGAGACCGAGCAGGTACGCACGGCGATCGCCCGGATCCACGCCACCGGCGCCGTGATCCGCGCCCAGGCCCCGCTCGTGGCGCACGTCAACGACGACGCGTCCGCCTGGTCCCGCATGTGGCAGACCCAGGTGGAACTGGGCATCACGCCCTACTACATGTTCGTCGAGCGGGACACCGGAGCGCGCAACTACTTCGGGCTGCCGCTCGTACGTGCCCTGGAGATCTACAACGAGGCCGTCCGGGGCGTCTCCGGGCTGGCCCGCACCGCTCGGGGCCCCGTCATGTCCGCAGGGCCGGGCAAGGTGATGATCCACGGGACCGCGGAGGTCGGCGGGGAGAAGGCCTTCGTTCTCAGCTTCCTGCAGGCCCGCCGCCCCGAATGGGTCGGCCGCCCCTTCTTCGCCGCCTACGACGAGCACGCCCAGTGGTACGACGAACTCAAGCCGCTCTCTGCCTCCGGGGCCTCCTTCCCGCCGTTCCCGGAGCTTGCGGCATGA
- a CDS encoding carboxylate--amine ligase translates to MILILISPRNAGLPFAEWLGEEAGRLLAVTAHGTDPGPGFRDVRTVPDYFDDASVHEAARLLCAEHDVTRVLALAEVDVERAARLREELGLPGQRPASAHAYRDKVRMKELAAAGGLRVPAFAPVTSLADVEAFMAVHPGPAVVKPRGGSGSTGVSVVGTPWDVPGDVAAGIASGGMEVEEYVAGRFCHVDALHVGGEPVVSVPSVYTDGGCLSHWTDSGNGSWTLPSDDPLYDRLVAETWRLVGALPAAPSLFVHAEFFVTDADEIVLCEVAGRVGGTPIPAMLEAVLGLDPRRLWARIECGLPVDLDTVRDHARRAPLVANFGLPPRNGRITRVPLEPPAGTRDFTVLAEAGEDWGGARYRARKSGDFVATWLVTAPTAGELLALVAKTEAEAEAAFGWDLVPGEAS, encoded by the coding sequence GTGATCCTGATCCTGATCAGCCCCCGCAACGCCGGACTTCCCTTCGCCGAATGGCTCGGCGAGGAGGCGGGCCGGCTGCTCGCGGTCACCGCGCACGGGACCGATCCCGGGCCGGGGTTCCGCGACGTCCGAACCGTCCCCGACTACTTCGACGACGCCTCGGTGCACGAGGCGGCGCGCCTGCTGTGCGCGGAGCACGACGTCACCCGGGTGCTCGCCCTCGCCGAGGTCGACGTGGAGCGGGCCGCGCGGCTGCGTGAGGAGCTCGGTCTGCCGGGCCAGCGGCCGGCGAGCGCCCACGCCTACCGGGACAAGGTCCGCATGAAGGAGCTCGCCGCGGCCGGCGGGCTCCGGGTGCCGGCGTTCGCGCCCGTCACCTCCCTGGCCGACGTCGAGGCCTTCATGGCCGTCCACCCCGGGCCCGCCGTGGTCAAGCCGCGCGGCGGCTCCGGCTCCACCGGTGTGAGCGTCGTCGGCACCCCGTGGGACGTCCCCGGCGACGTGGCCGCGGGGATCGCCTCCGGCGGCATGGAGGTGGAGGAGTACGTGGCGGGCCGGTTCTGCCACGTCGACGCCCTGCACGTGGGCGGTGAGCCGGTGGTGTCCGTCCCGTCCGTCTACACCGACGGCGGCTGCCTGTCGCACTGGACCGACTCCGGCAACGGAAGCTGGACCCTGCCGTCCGACGACCCGCTGTACGACCGGCTCGTCGCGGAGACGTGGCGGCTCGTCGGCGCCCTGCCCGCGGCGCCCTCCCTTTTCGTGCACGCCGAGTTCTTCGTGACCGACGCGGACGAGATCGTGCTCTGCGAGGTCGCGGGCAGGGTCGGCGGCACGCCGATCCCCGCCATGCTGGAGGCGGTGCTCGGCCTCGACCCCCGCCGGCTGTGGGCGCGGATCGAATGCGGTCTGCCGGTCGACCTGGACACCGTCCGCGACCACGCCCGCAGGGCACCCCTCGTCGCCAACTTCGGACTGCCACCCAGGAACGGCCGCATCACCCGGGTGCCGCTCGAACCACCGGCGGGCACACGGGACTTCACCGTGCTCGCCGAGGCCGGCGAGGACTGGGGCGGCGCACGGTACCGGGCCCGCAAGTCCGGCGACTTCGTCGCCACCTGGCTGGTGACCGCCCCCACGGCGGGCGAACTGCTGGCCCTGGTCGCCAAGACGGAGGCCGAGGCGGAGGCCGCCTTCGGCTGGGACCTCGTGCCCGGGGAGGCGTCGTGA
- a CDS encoding branched-chain amino acid transaminase — protein sequence MPLTPTRFIWMDGELVPWDDAQVHVLTPSLHYGWGVYEGIRAYATDTGAAVFRLREHIARLRASARVYLMELPWSDEELIEAVRELVRVNGQDSCYIRPIAYLGYGEMGVAPQLDAVRMSIAVWPWGSYLGDKAENEGCRLIVSNWQRNSHQTVPPLAKATGAYVNSALAKVGAQRAGYDDALMLTATGHIAEASAANLFLVRDGELVTPPVSDGILPGITRDTAITFARDLGMRVTERSVPRSEVYIGDEAFLTGTAAEIVPVASVDERPLGAGGVGPVTKQLREMFQQVVRGRDATYASWLERV from the coding sequence ATGCCACTGACCCCGACCCGCTTCATCTGGATGGACGGCGAACTGGTCCCCTGGGACGACGCCCAGGTGCACGTGCTCACACCGAGCCTGCACTACGGATGGGGTGTCTACGAGGGCATCCGCGCCTACGCGACCGACACCGGCGCCGCCGTCTTCAGGCTGCGGGAGCACATCGCCCGGCTGCGCGCCTCCGCCCGCGTCTACCTGATGGAACTGCCCTGGTCCGACGAGGAACTGATCGAGGCCGTCCGTGAACTCGTGCGCGTCAACGGGCAGGACTCCTGCTACATCAGGCCCATCGCGTACCTCGGATACGGCGAGATGGGCGTGGCCCCGCAGCTCGACGCGGTCCGGATGTCCATCGCCGTCTGGCCGTGGGGCTCCTACCTCGGGGACAAGGCGGAGAACGAGGGCTGCCGGCTGATCGTCAGCAACTGGCAGCGGAACTCGCACCAGACGGTTCCCCCGCTCGCCAAGGCGACAGGCGCCTACGTCAACAGTGCGCTCGCGAAGGTGGGCGCACAGCGGGCCGGCTACGACGACGCGCTGATGCTGACCGCCACCGGCCACATCGCGGAGGCGTCGGCGGCGAACCTGTTCCTGGTGCGCGACGGTGAGCTCGTCACTCCGCCGGTCAGCGACGGCATCCTGCCCGGTATCACGCGGGACACCGCGATCACCTTCGCTCGCGACCTCGGCATGCGGGTCACCGAGCGGAGCGTCCCGCGCAGCGAGGTGTACATCGGCGACGAGGCGTTCCTCACCGGCACCGCGGCGGAGATCGTCCCGGTGGCCTCCGTGGACGAACGCCCGCTCGGCGCGGGCGGCGTCGGGCCGGTGACCAAGCAACTGCGTGAGATGTTCCAGCAGGTCGTCCGGGGCCGCGACGCGACGTACGCGAGCTGGCTGGAGCGGGTGTGA
- a CDS encoding GNAT family N-acetyltransferase, translating into MSGLTAEVLDPAGRPTAAGMPALDRPPVVWEDDRWWRFTERTDLHENHYLAVHDAGVLVALAPLLLTRDGGGLLFYDAPKMVGALGAFGDTERLTDAERARWDDLAEALPAARRDQYPSVALSVFGSHHGIVHAEGRTAAERREVLGELPRLLDDAARTLGCRSSALLYLGDEEAGPIGPAARALGHTPAVLGAESVLRLGAADWDGYLAGLASRKRRRTHRELTEYEDAGFRTVIRTGADALTGQVVDLQVALRAKYGLPGGRERVQRDFDAIRDTVGDSALVLSAERDGETLGFVLYLRSGDALFGRTAGFDERAKGVYFALTYHETVRWSLANGVRSIWYGLAAYDAKKLRGCDLEPRHGWFRFTGEGHGVLEETLRLQSAGEHRRLRGLGTDSTTSQGD; encoded by the coding sequence GTGAGCGGGCTGACCGCCGAAGTCCTCGACCCGGCCGGCCGGCCCACCGCGGCCGGCATGCCCGCGCTCGACCGGCCGCCGGTCGTGTGGGAGGACGACCGCTGGTGGCGGTTCACCGAACGCACCGACCTGCACGAGAACCACTACCTCGCCGTCCACGACGCGGGCGTACTCGTCGCCCTGGCGCCCCTGCTTCTCACCCGCGACGGCGGCGGACTGCTGTTCTACGACGCGCCCAAGATGGTCGGCGCCCTGGGCGCCTTCGGCGACACCGAGCGGCTCACGGACGCCGAACGGGCCCGCTGGGACGACCTCGCCGAGGCGCTGCCAGCCGCCCGCCGCGACCAGTATCCGTCCGTCGCCCTGTCCGTCTTCGGCTCCCACCACGGCATCGTGCACGCCGAAGGGCGCACCGCGGCCGAGCGCCGTGAGGTACTCGGCGAGCTGCCCAGGCTGCTCGACGACGCGGCCCGCACCCTGGGCTGCCGCAGCAGCGCCCTGCTCTACCTGGGCGACGAAGAGGCCGGGCCCATCGGCCCGGCCGCGCGGGCGCTCGGACACACCCCGGCCGTGCTCGGCGCCGAGTCCGTGCTGCGGCTCGGCGCGGCGGACTGGGACGGGTACCTGGCCGGACTGGCGAGCCGCAAACGCAGACGGACCCACCGCGAGCTGACCGAGTACGAGGACGCCGGCTTCCGCACCGTCATCCGTACCGGCGCCGACGCCCTGACCGGTCAAGTCGTCGACCTCCAGGTCGCCCTGCGGGCCAAGTACGGGCTGCCCGGCGGCCGTGAACGGGTCCAGCGGGACTTCGACGCCATCCGCGACACCGTCGGCGACAGCGCCCTGGTCCTGAGCGCCGAACGCGACGGCGAGACCCTCGGCTTCGTCCTCTACCTCCGCTCCGGCGACGCCCTGTTCGGCCGGACCGCGGGCTTCGACGAACGGGCCAAGGGCGTCTACTTCGCCCTCACCTACCACGAGACCGTCCGCTGGTCGCTGGCCAACGGAGTGCGCAGCATCTGGTACGGCCTCGCCGCCTACGACGCCAAGAAGCTGCGTGGCTGCGACCTCGAACCGCGCCACGGCTGGTTCCGCTTCACCGGCGAGGGCCACGGCGTGCTCGAGGAGACACTCCGGCTGCAGAGCGCCGGCGAACACCGCCGGCTGCGCGGCCTCGGCACCGACAGCACCACGTCACAAGGAGACTGA
- a CDS encoding Ldh family oxidoreductase: MTSVHERVSKTSGAGQDGRLTAATATAVAVAALREAGVPDGDARDVAAALTDTSLRGIDTHGLRLLPQYLTELEQRIAVARPDITVVRDTGAAVMLDADGALGVVAGLAAARIAAERARRHGVAAVGVRNSNHFGAASVYSRHLAAEGLVGIVTTSAASRVAPFSGTRPLYGTNPLSFAAACDGDEFALDMATSQVCFGEIKERRKHGEPLDPGWATDAAGRPATDPGEAHALSPLGGYKGQGLAMVATLLGAVLTGSPADWHLEHIGEAEPGRSRGIGHFLICLDPAAFAGAESFAAGFADLVDTTRQAEPGAEATLPVQVPGDPQQRTARERAVHGIPLDPHTARAFAELAARHGIGAGA; this comes from the coding sequence ATGACCAGCGTGCATGAACGCGTGAGCAAGACCTCCGGCGCGGGCCAGGACGGACGCCTCACGGCCGCCACCGCGACAGCCGTCGCCGTGGCCGCCCTTCGCGAGGCGGGTGTGCCGGACGGCGACGCCCGCGATGTCGCCGCCGCGCTGACGGACACGTCGCTGCGCGGCATCGACACCCACGGTCTGCGGCTGCTCCCGCAGTATCTGACGGAGCTCGAACAGCGCATCGCCGTGGCGCGGCCGGACATCACCGTCGTACGGGACACCGGTGCGGCCGTGATGCTCGACGCCGACGGCGCCCTCGGTGTCGTCGCCGGCCTGGCCGCGGCACGGATCGCCGCGGAGCGGGCCCGCCGCCACGGCGTGGCGGCGGTGGGCGTTCGCAACTCCAACCACTTCGGCGCCGCCTCCGTCTACAGCCGCCACCTCGCGGCCGAGGGCCTGGTCGGCATCGTCACCACCTCGGCCGCCTCCCGGGTCGCCCCCTTCTCCGGCACCCGGCCGCTGTACGGGACCAACCCGCTGAGCTTCGCGGCCGCCTGCGACGGCGACGAGTTCGCCCTCGACATGGCCACCAGTCAGGTCTGCTTCGGCGAGATCAAGGAACGCCGTAAGCACGGGGAACCTCTCGACCCGGGCTGGGCCACCGACGCGGCCGGGCGTCCGGCCACCGATCCCGGTGAGGCGCACGCGCTGTCACCGCTCGGCGGCTACAAAGGACAGGGCCTGGCCATGGTCGCCACTCTCCTCGGCGCCGTGCTCACCGGTTCGCCCGCGGACTGGCACCTGGAACACATAGGCGAGGCCGAACCCGGCCGCAGCCGCGGGATCGGCCACTTCCTCATCTGCCTCGACCCGGCCGCGTTCGCCGGCGCCGAGAGCTTCGCCGCCGGATTCGCCGACCTCGTGGACACCACCCGGCAGGCCGAGCCGGGAGCGGAGGCGACGCTGCCGGTCCAGGTGCCCGGAGATCCGCAGCAGCGCACCGCGCGGGAGCGGGCCGTCCACGGCATACCGCTGGACCCGCACACGGCGCGCGCGTTCGCGGAGCTCGCCGCCCGCCACGGCATAGGGGCCGGCGCGTGA
- a CDS encoding MFS transporter, giving the protein MTGTRRGGGAVRLLLSILPRTPGGRKLAAGAAVDSVGSGMFLAASTLYFVTVVGLPAVQVGVVLSVASVVGLLSPVPLGRLADRIGPIKVYVMLLAARGVGYAGFALVGDFWPYAVLTCVLTALDRGCSPLQQVVVGIIEGGENQARTMASIRSVRNIGLTAGFLLAGAVLAVQHRAAFVALFLGNALTFFVIAVVVERLRRQAAVEDRRAAAGDKEPSGPVAVPEQASVRSPFRDLRFMLFTVSNGVLSLHDSVLFVLLPLWLTTATTAPASAVSVLLAVNTVLTVLLQVYVAKFADTTARALKLIWAALVPLLLSCGVFAGAEHVSLWPAAAFAVIAVVLLTVGENLHSVAVWNLSYDMSPAPARARYLAAFSLGTTGQHIVGPVLMTAVMLPLGSAGWALLAVVFALAAIGVRATGGPRTEQARGASAPSTPAPTEVKT; this is encoded by the coding sequence GTGACCGGCACCCGGCGCGGTGGGGGAGCCGTCCGCCTCCTGCTCTCGATTTTGCCGAGAACCCCTGGCGGCCGGAAGCTCGCGGCGGGCGCCGCCGTCGACTCGGTCGGCTCCGGCATGTTCCTCGCCGCCTCGACGCTGTACTTCGTCACCGTGGTGGGCCTGCCCGCCGTCCAGGTCGGCGTGGTGCTGTCCGTGGCGAGCGTCGTCGGACTGCTCAGCCCCGTACCGCTGGGCCGCCTCGCGGACCGGATCGGTCCGATCAAGGTGTACGTGATGCTGCTGGCGGCCAGAGGCGTCGGCTACGCGGGCTTCGCGCTGGTCGGCGACTTCTGGCCGTACGCGGTACTGACCTGCGTGCTGACCGCGCTGGACCGGGGCTGCTCACCGCTCCAGCAGGTGGTGGTGGGCATCATCGAGGGTGGGGAGAACCAGGCCCGCACGATGGCCTCGATCCGCTCGGTGCGCAACATCGGTCTGACGGCCGGCTTCCTGCTGGCCGGCGCCGTACTCGCCGTCCAGCACCGGGCCGCCTTCGTGGCGCTGTTCCTCGGCAACGCGCTCACCTTCTTCGTGATCGCGGTCGTCGTGGAGCGGCTGCGGCGGCAGGCGGCCGTCGAGGACCGGCGGGCCGCGGCCGGGGACAAGGAGCCGTCCGGACCGGTCGCCGTGCCTGAACAGGCGTCTGTCCGCAGTCCGTTCAGGGACCTGCGGTTCATGCTGTTCACCGTCTCCAACGGAGTGCTGTCCCTGCACGACTCCGTCCTCTTCGTACTGCTGCCGCTGTGGCTGACCACCGCCACCACCGCGCCTGCGTCCGCCGTCTCCGTGCTGCTCGCGGTGAACACGGTGCTGACCGTGCTGCTGCAGGTGTACGTCGCGAAGTTCGCGGACACCACGGCCCGCGCCCTGAAGCTCATCTGGGCCGCGCTGGTACCGCTGCTGCTGTCCTGCGGCGTGTTCGCCGGCGCGGAGCACGTCTCGCTGTGGCCCGCCGCGGCGTTCGCCGTGATCGCCGTCGTCCTGCTCACCGTCGGCGAGAACCTGCATTCCGTCGCGGTCTGGAATCTGTCGTACGACATGTCCCCGGCCCCGGCCCGCGCCCGCTATCTGGCCGCGTTCAGCCTCGGTACGACGGGGCAGCACATCGTCGGCCCGGTGCTCATGACCGCCGTGATGCTGCCGCTCGGCAGCGCCGGCTGGGCGCTGCTCGCCGTCGTCTTCGCGCTGGCGGCGATCGGCGTACGGGCCACCGGCGGACCCCGCACCGAGCAGGCCCGGGGCGCGTCCGCCCCTTCCACTCCCGCACCCACCGAGGTGAAAACATGA